One Aphidius gifuensis isolate YNYX2018 linkage group LG3, ASM1490517v1, whole genome shotgun sequence DNA window includes the following coding sequences:
- the LOC122852046 gene encoding methyltransferase-like 26, whose product MNSAVKHRSATSVVKKLIYPAADRNKDPILKVIKRLIQPMPNQTFIEIASGTGQHIAHFAPHFPQVTFYPSEYDSELLESISAHSLDLGNVEKPLHVDITTDFETWGDGIFKGCSIDYIYSANMIHISPFKCTLGLFKNAGKLLKPNGMLITYGPYASDGKITPKSNEMFNKSLKSQNPEWGIRDVRDLENIARENNIELIEVIDMPANNKTLAWKKN is encoded by the exons atgaattcTGCTGTAAAACACAG gtcAGCAACATCTGTTGtcaaaaagttgatatatccAGCAGCTGATCGTAATAAAGATCCAATATTAAAAGTTATCAAGCGTCTCATTCAACCAATGCCAAATCAGACATTTATTGAAATAGCATCAGGCACTGGGCAACATATTGCTCACTTTGCTCCTCATTTTCCACAAGTGACATTTTATCCGAGTGAATATGATTCTGAGCTTCTTGAAAGTATATCTGCTCACTCTTTAGATCTTGGTAATGTTGAGAAGCCACTTCATGTTGATATTACAACTGACTTTGAGACTTGGGGTGATGGAATATTCAAAGGTTGTAGCATTGATTACATATACAGTGCAAACATGATACATATTTCACCATTTAAATGCACTCTTGGGCTCTTTAAAAATgctggaaaattattaaaaccaaATGGAATGTTAATAACATATGGTCCTTATGCTAGTGATGGTAAAATTACACCAAAAAGTAATGAAATGTTTAACAAATCTCTTAAGTCACAAAATCCTGAATGGGGAATACGTGATGTTCgtgatttagaaaatattgctcgtgaaaataatattgaactTATTGAAGTTATTGATATGCCTGCAAATAACAAAACTTTagcatggaaaaaaaattaa
- the LOC122852042 gene encoding angiotensin-converting enzyme-like: MKKSKLIGIIGGVIGVLFVVQNSNGKYLEGLSINLGEALQFLREYDREASSICTKTMTAQWNFATNITDANRRKMLDEQTSKIKFERSSWKKAVSFAWSRLPDPLARRQLKMIAVKGRNALTEDKFNEIHHVIVEMKELYTRTRLCPYKKMGIICDLDMDHDVSKIMAQSRDYDELLHYWRAWQEAIGPPLKNKYIRYVQLANQAARLNGFSDAGDQMREAYEDAYFQQNIAEVISAITPLYKHLFTYVRTKMIERYGDKVRPDGPMPAHLLGNLWSQNWEGIYNLVEPFPAAKRLDITLDMIIQGFTPLRMFQMAEEFFTSLGMKPMPPEFWRSSMFEKPIDRQAKCTSSAWDFCNKIDYRIKQCTKVTMEDLLSTHHEMAHVQYYLQYKDQPLLFRNEALPGFHEAVSDAIELSVMNPRHLQRIGLYNNSTEDYESNINFLMLMALRKVAYLPFAYIVDQWRWRVFSDGVSDMTTRWWELRLQYQGIVPPIPRIERDFDPASKYHIPADIPYVKYFVGIIMQFQLYESLCDISGHQGNLHLCDIYRSREAGRLLTDVLSQGSSRPWQDIVREMTRGRTNRIDAGAILRYFEPLYQWLQRQNQMEPVIGWITSQDDTALFAHWYGNFANALVVCNPVICLLALMTILVIQ; encoded by the exons atgaaaaaatcaaaattaattgggATAATTGGTGGTGTAATTGGAGTTTTGTTTGTTGTTCAAAATAGCAATGGAAAATATTTGGag ggGCTCAGTATAAACTTGGGTGAGGCATTACAATTTCTTCGAGAATATGATCGTGAGGCATCTTCAATATGTACTAAAACCATGACAGCACAATGGAATTTTGCAACAAATATAACAGATGCAAATCGCAGAAAAAtg CTAGATGAACAAACTTCaaagataaaatttgaaaGATCATCGTGGAAAAAAGCAGTAAGTTTTGCATGGTCAAGACTACCTGATCCATTGGCAAGaagacaattaaaaatgattgctGTTAAGGGAAGAAATGCATTGACAGAAGATAAATTCAATGAA attcaTCATGTTATCGTTGAGATGAAAGAATTATACACGCGAACAAGACTCTgtccatataaaaaaatgggaatAATTTGTGATTTAGATATGGACCATG atGTGAGTAAAATCATGGCACAATCACGTGATTATGATGAATTGTTGCATTATTGGCGAGCCTGGCAGGAAGCTATTGGGCctccattaaaaaataaatatattcgtTACGTTCAATTGGCTAATCAAGCTGCAAGATTAAATGGTTTTTCTGATGCTGGTGATCAAATGCGTGAGGCATATGAAGATgcttattttcaacaaaatattgcTGAAGTTATATCAGCAATAACACCACtctataaacatttatttacttatgtCCGAACAAAAATGATTGAAAGATACGGTGATAAAGTACGCCCAGATGGTCCAATGCCTGCTCATTTATTAGGAAATTTATGGAGTCAAAATTGGGAAGGTATATACAATTTGGTTGAACCTTTTCCAGCTGCAAAACGGTTAGATATCACCTTGGATATGATAATTCAAGGTTTTACACCATTGAGAATGTTTCAAATGGCTGAGGAATTTTTTACTTCACTTGGAATGAAG ccAATGCCACCAGAATTTTGGAGATCATCAATGTTTGAAAAACCAATTGATCGTCAAGCAAAATGTACATCAAGTGCATGggatttttgtaataaaattgattatcgAATAAAACAATGTACAAAAGTTACAATGGAGGATCTTTTATCAACTCATCATGAAATGGCACATGTGCAATATTATCTTCAGTATAAAGATCAGCCTTTGTTATTTAGAAATGAGGCACTTCCTGGATTTCACGAGGCAGTAAGTGATGCCATCGAGTTGTCAGTTATGAATCCAAGACATTTACAAAGAATTGGTTTGTACAACAACTCTACCGAGGACTACGAaagcaatataaattttttaatgctgATGGCATTAAGAAAAGTAGCGTATTTACCTTTTGCTTATATTGTCGATCAATGGAGATGGAGAGTTTTTAGTGATGGAGTTTCTGATATGACAACAAGATGGTGGGAATTGAGACTCCAGTATCAAGGTATCGTTCCTCCAATTCCAAGAATTGAACGAGACTTTGATCCTGCATCAAAATATCATATTCCAGCTGATATACCGTATGTCAAATATTTTGTTGGAATTATAATGCAGTTTCAATTGTACGAATCTCTTTGTGATATTTCTGGACATCAAGGAAATCTTCATTTATGCGATATTTATCGTTCTCGAGAAGCTGGTAGATTATTAACTGATGTTTTATCACAGGGCTCTTCTAGACCTTGGCAGGATATTGTTCGAGAAATGACAAGAGGACGTACTAATCGTATTGATGCTGGAGCAATTTTAAGATATTTTGAACCACTCTATCAATGGCTGCAACGACAAAATCAAATGGAACCAGTTATTGGTTGGATCACCAGTCAAGATGACACAG CTTTATTTGCACATTGGTATGGAAACTTTGCAAATGCTCTTGTTGTTTGTAATCCAGTTATTTGTCTATTAGCACTCATGACAATACTGGTGATTCAATAA